One Deinococcus sp. LM3 genomic region harbors:
- a CDS encoding SMC family ATPase produces MKPIKLELQGFTAFRQFTSLEFGDLELFALVGPTGSGKSSLLDAITFALYGQTARLGAAGLDALISQGERGLSVSLTFEVGGATYRASRTKGRKQAENEVRFERLDADGRWANLSDGGARGINDRIRRAVGLDFKTFARSVMLPQGEFSRVLHGTGKERQALLGELTGLDHVGAMQRVASDRAKALKVESQGLNTLLDSEYAGVTPEAADALRAEREATDAEAERLTDAREALQATQLRLREQERVWKAREDTARRLTALEARAAGVQAGAEQAARARRVSGVLPLLDAAERARIAAEREERERQAAQVAADRATQAAHAADTALAAAQTAETRIPDLEARAEALRDAEGDAARLKRAGGTPQTTHAQPLDWDEDAFQTAREGAQRAEKHRQERTLLATERVSLRAAQDRFTAEERAQEQGKAELERVQREGTRAKTDLEAAQRTLEAARLDAGLASYRAHLHVGDDCPLCGQVVRTLPDTPAADLSALEAQVTALGATLDERRTRFTDLRAAQKSRQAWLDEKRAEYRNWDEQLTQRETDLRAAEALVTGDPQTDAARLLAGLAARVRAAGPDPARARQATLAEIQALRTATQTALGAVARAQGEAAATAATLRGVQASATRRAQEATETQASLDAALGALNLDAAQARAAALPESDIAALEETARTHAAQLAQLREALADLDRQLGAAPFDPAALTQVARDLTATEAALGAARERAGSLAEQERAMRERLERRAELQERALAVSRTLDTWQTLTNTLKANEFQQFLLAEVEAQLLTRAGLLLHEISDGRYRLALQTGEYVVQDLWNAGEARGVRTLSGGETFLASLSLAIALSDYLAGNHVLGALFLDEGFGTLDPQALEAVANALENLRTQGRMVGVVTHVESLSERLPSRLLVTKSVAGSSVQRLDL; encoded by the coding sequence ATGAAGCCGATCAAACTGGAGTTGCAGGGCTTCACGGCGTTCCGGCAGTTCACCAGCCTGGAGTTCGGGGATCTGGAACTGTTCGCGCTGGTCGGGCCGACCGGGAGCGGTAAGAGTAGCCTGCTGGACGCCATCACCTTCGCGCTGTACGGGCAGACGGCGCGGCTGGGCGCGGCGGGCCTGGACGCGCTGATCTCGCAGGGCGAGCGGGGCCTGTCGGTCAGCCTGACCTTCGAGGTGGGCGGCGCGACGTACCGCGCGTCGCGCACCAAGGGCCGCAAGCAGGCCGAGAACGAGGTCCGTTTCGAGCGGCTGGACGCGGACGGCCGCTGGGCGAACCTGTCGGACGGCGGGGCGCGCGGCATCAACGACCGCATCCGGCGGGCCGTGGGCCTGGACTTCAAGACGTTTGCCCGCAGCGTCATGCTGCCGCAGGGCGAGTTCTCACGCGTGCTGCACGGTACGGGCAAGGAGCGGCAGGCGCTGCTGGGCGAACTGACCGGCCTGGATCACGTGGGCGCCATGCAGCGTGTCGCGTCCGACCGGGCCAAGGCGCTGAAGGTGGAATCGCAGGGCCTGAACACCCTGCTGGACTCCGAGTACGCGGGCGTGACGCCCGAGGCGGCCGACGCGCTGCGCGCCGAGCGGGAAGCCACGGACGCCGAGGCCGAACGCCTGACCGATGCGCGTGAGGCCCTGCAGGCCACGCAACTGCGGCTGCGTGAGCAGGAACGCGTCTGGAAGGCCCGTGAGGACACCGCCCGCCGCCTGACCGCCCTGGAAGCCCGCGCGGCCGGCGTGCAGGCCGGAGCGGAACAGGCCGCGCGCGCGCGGCGCGTGTCGGGCGTGCTGCCGCTGCTGGACGCCGCCGAACGCGCCCGCATCGCCGCCGAACGCGAGGAGCGCGAACGGCAGGCCGCGCAGGTCGCCGCCGATCGGGCCACGCAGGCTGCGCACGCCGCCGACACCGCCCTGGCCGCCGCGCAGACCGCCGAGACCCGCATCCCGGACCTGGAAGCCCGCGCCGAGGCGCTGCGGGACGCCGAGGGGGACGCCGCGCGCCTGAAACGCGCCGGGGGCACCCCGCAGACCACCCACGCCCAGCCGCTCGACTGGGACGAGGACGCCTTCCAGACGGCCCGCGAGGGCGCGCAGCGGGCCGAGAAGCACCGGCAGGAACGCACGCTGCTCGCCACGGAACGCGTGAGCCTGCGGGCCGCGCAGGACCGCTTCACGGCCGAGGAACGCGCGCAGGAGCAGGGAAAGGCGGAACTGGAGCGCGTGCAGCGCGAGGGCACCCGGGCGAAAACGGACCTGGAGGCCGCGCAGCGCACACTGGAAGCCGCGCGCCTCGACGCGGGCCTCGCCTCGTACCGCGCGCACCTGCACGTCGGGGACGACTGCCCGCTGTGCGGTCAGGTGGTCCGCACCCTGCCCGACACGCCCGCCGCCGACCTGAGCGCCCTCGAAGCGCAGGTCACCGCCCTGGGCGCCACACTGGACGAGCGCCGCACCCGCTTCACGGACCTGCGCGCCGCGCAGAAATCCCGACAGGCGTGGCTGGACGAGAAACGCGCCGAGTACCGCAACTGGGACGAGCAGCTCACGCAGCGCGAGACGGACCTGCGCGCCGCCGAGGCGCTGGTCACGGGCGACCCGCAGACCGACGCGGCCCGCCTGCTGGCCGGACTGGCCGCCCGCGTGCGAGCCGCCGGCCCCGACCCGGCCCGCGCCCGGCAGGCGACCCTGGCCGAGATCCAGGCCCTGCGGACCGCCACGCAGACCGCCCTGGGCGCCGTGGCCCGCGCGCAGGGCGAGGCCGCCGCGACCGCCGCGACGCTGCGCGGCGTGCAGGCCAGCGCCACCCGCCGCGCCCAGGAGGCCACCGAAACCCAGGCCAGCCTGGACGCCGCCCTGGGCGCCCTGAACCTGGACGCCGCGCAGGCCCGCGCCGCCGCCCTGCCCGAGAGCGACATCGCCGCGCTGGAGGAGACGGCCCGCACGCACGCCGCGCAGCTCGCGCAACTGCGGGAAGCCCTAGCCGACCTGGACCGGCAGCTGGGCGCCGCGCCCTTCGACCCGGCCGCGCTGACCCAGGTGGCCCGCGACCTGACCGCCACCGAGGCCGCGCTGGGCGCCGCCCGCGAACGCGCCGGCAGTCTGGCCGAACAGGAACGCGCCATGCGCGAACGCCTGGAACGCCGCGCCGAACTGCAGGAACGCGCCCTGGCGGTCTCCCGCACGCTGGATACCTGGCAGACCCTCACGAACACCCTCAAGGCGAACGAGTTCCAGCAGTTCCTGCTGGCCGAGGTCGAGGCGCAACTCCTGACCCGCGCGGGCCTGCTGCTGCACGAGATCAGCGACGGCCGCTACCGGCTGGCCCTCCAGACCGGCGAGTACGTCGTGCAGGACCTCTGGAACGCCGGCGAGGCGCGCGGCGTGCGTACCCTCTCGGGCGGCGAGACCTTCCTGGCCTCGCTGTCACTGGCCATCGCCCTGAGCGACTACCTCGCCGGGAATCACGTGCTGGGCGCCCTGTTCCTGGACGAGGGCTTCGGCACGCTGGACCCCCAGGCGCTGGAGGCGGTCGCGAACGCACTGGAGAACCTGCGCACGCAGGGCCGCATGGTGGGCGTCGTCACGCACGTCGAGAGCCTGAGCGAACGCCTGCCCAGCCGCCTGCTCGTCACCAAGAGCGTGGCGGGCAGCTCCGTGCAGCGACTGGACCTGTAG
- a CDS encoding DUF4900 domain-containing protein produces the protein MRTSERTQGATLIVSLLFVMLILAVIMSVTAQVTLSARRSSVDQDAILRAQFAAESGAARVQARLRVMGNLLSSASLPPDGAQVLSDLAALCGLGSLPTAADGQTLCTLDPTTGLNSAATGVNPRVALLVNAVNQQAFEDAGIGGATPEVRSRFWSDLFSGTQGVPLDGSQDASAYSVSYGLKPLAVIRDSATQYRVTFEVPDVTVTGSAGTATRTVAVRANLPTLSLVIAQPSLAQFALLTNHHFNSAASEASENRITFTSRTLFSGPVHTNQQFMFQGKPWFGGAVTSAGCPAGSLGPSCNATSKAAAQPGAYFAGTYRSVGSMTPSPDAPTECAPGDAACAASPNVQPAFPLGVDWDSPVLPLPTNSNNQQGAAQAGGIAIAGNVSSLSLYRDTVGGQDVQRVSFTTDASGTPVTTELAFGTDRRLRILAPDGSWQDATRNPDGTFAPGSPAATFNGVIHVAGDVGSLNAGPNAASGAAVAPFAGLTLAATGDIDITSDLRYADPPCSGAHTRNPDGTVTPAPCTNLNAQNILGIYASEGDVNLIRPGGTKPTELGNDPTIHAVLMAGQGAVQVDGYNTGSALGSVNLIGGVIENYYGAFGTTSGDVQQTGYSRNFVFDPRTLAGLRPPYFPTAETWTVALYDGASPLPDPRLRGDTISTAGTP, from the coding sequence ATGCGCACTTCCGAACGGACCCAGGGCGCGACCCTGATCGTGTCGCTCCTGTTCGTCATGCTGATCCTGGCCGTCATCATGAGCGTCACCGCCCAGGTGACCCTCTCGGCCCGGCGATCCAGCGTCGATCAGGACGCCATCCTGCGCGCCCAGTTCGCCGCCGAGTCCGGCGCGGCGCGCGTGCAGGCCCGCCTGCGGGTCATGGGCAACCTGCTCAGCAGCGCGTCGCTGCCCCCGGACGGCGCCCAGGTCCTGAGCGACCTCGCCGCACTGTGCGGCCTGGGCAGCCTGCCCACCGCCGCCGACGGTCAGACCCTCTGCACCCTGGATCCCACGACCGGCCTGAACAGCGCCGCGACTGGCGTGAACCCCCGCGTGGCCCTGCTGGTCAACGCCGTGAATCAGCAGGCCTTCGAGGACGCCGGCATCGGCGGCGCGACCCCCGAGGTCCGCAGCCGCTTCTGGTCCGACCTGTTCTCCGGCACGCAGGGCGTCCCGCTGGACGGCAGCCAGGACGCCTCCGCGTACTCGGTCAGCTACGGCCTGAAACCGCTGGCGGTCATCCGCGACAGCGCCACCCAGTACCGCGTGACCTTCGAGGTCCCCGACGTGACCGTCACCGGCAGCGCCGGCACCGCCACCCGTACCGTCGCCGTGCGCGCCAACCTGCCCACCCTGAGTCTGGTCATTGCCCAGCCCTCCCTGGCGCAGTTCGCGTTGCTGACCAACCACCACTTCAACAGCGCCGCCTCCGAGGCCAGCGAGAACCGCATCACCTTCACCAGCCGCACGCTGTTCAGCGGTCCCGTGCACACCAACCAGCAGTTCATGTTCCAGGGCAAACCCTGGTTCGGGGGAGCCGTCACCAGCGCCGGGTGCCCTGCCGGGAGCCTGGGCCCCAGCTGCAACGCCACCAGTAAGGCGGCCGCACAACCCGGCGCGTACTTCGCCGGCACCTACCGCAGCGTCGGCAGCATGACCCCCAGCCCCGACGCGCCCACCGAATGCGCTCCCGGCGACGCCGCCTGCGCCGCCAGCCCCAATGTGCAGCCGGCCTTCCCGCTGGGCGTGGACTGGGACTCCCCGGTCCTGCCGCTGCCCACCAACAGCAACAACCAGCAGGGGGCGGCGCAGGCGGGCGGAATCGCCATCGCCGGGAACGTCAGCAGCCTCAGCCTGTACCGCGACACGGTCGGCGGGCAGGACGTGCAGCGCGTCAGCTTCACCACCGACGCGAGCGGCACGCCCGTCACCACCGAGCTGGCCTTCGGCACGGACCGCCGCCTGCGCATCCTGGCACCCGACGGCAGCTGGCAGGACGCCACCCGCAACCCGGACGGCACCTTCGCGCCCGGCAGTCCCGCCGCCACCTTCAACGGCGTGATCCACGTCGCCGGGGACGTCGGCAGCCTGAACGCCGGACCGAACGCCGCGTCGGGCGCGGCGGTCGCTCCCTTCGCCGGTCTGACCCTGGCCGCCACCGGCGACATCGACATCACCAGCGACCTGCGCTACGCCGACCCGCCCTGCAGCGGCGCGCACACCCGCAACCCCGACGGCACCGTCACGCCCGCCCCCTGCACCAACCTGAACGCACAGAACATCCTGGGCATCTACGCCAGCGAGGGCGACGTGAACCTGATCCGTCCCGGCGGCACCAAACCCACCGAACTCGGGAACGACCCCACCATCCACGCCGTCCTGATGGCCGGCCAGGGCGCCGTGCAGGTCGACGGCTACAACACCGGCAGCGCCCTGGGCAGCGTCAACCTGATCGGCGGCGTCATCGAGAACTACTACGGCGCGTTCGGCACCACCAGCGGCGACGTGCAGCAGACCGGCTACAGCCGCAACTTCGTGTTCGACCCGCGCACCCTGGCCGGCCTGCGCCCCCCGTACTTCCCGACGGCCGAAACCTGGACGGTCGCCCTGTACGACGGCGCGTCCCCGCTGCCCGACCCCCGCCTGCGCGGCGACACCATCAGCACGGCAGGGACCCCGTGA
- a CDS encoding thioredoxin domain-containing protein: MNPEHMRTTARAVTLAASLILGGAQAQLMGTPAELAAQPALKGFTAQGSALVSGATRVTPDVAGGRVVGVFVESDSVDGLTRGVAAGWNVAEKDLPKLTQNLSNPQLLTAARTGFVDLTDDAGTDLIALKVTGEGNSTRYLGYVAMKVWPDSAFPPVKAAAGSVGAPNVLRIFSDFQCPYCKQLWDTSMRDWRAAPATYRVVHYEFPLSFHRNAQGAAEASECAAAQGRFMPFADQLFANFAAWTPLDPKDAPAKYAGYAKAAGLNTAAFKTCVGQRTFRADVEAQMKAGMAVNVQGTPTVFLNGMKLTDYSDTAELARVRAVTTARPGAATLIDARLKLFR, translated from the coding sequence GTGAACCCTGAACACATGCGAACGACGGCCCGCGCCGTGACCCTGGCAGCCTCGCTGATCCTGGGCGGCGCGCAGGCCCAACTGATGGGAACCCCCGCCGAACTGGCCGCCCAGCCGGCCCTGAAAGGCTTCACGGCGCAGGGAAGCGCCCTGGTCAGCGGCGCCACCCGCGTCACGCCGGACGTGGCAGGCGGACGCGTGGTGGGGGTGTTCGTGGAATCCGACTCCGTGGACGGCCTGACCCGTGGCGTCGCTGCCGGCTGGAACGTCGCCGAGAAGGACCTGCCGAAACTCACGCAGAACCTCTCGAACCCGCAACTGCTGACCGCCGCCCGCACCGGCTTCGTGGACCTGACGGACGACGCCGGCACCGACCTGATCGCCCTGAAAGTCACCGGGGAAGGCAACTCGACCCGCTACCTGGGGTACGTCGCCATGAAAGTCTGGCCGGACAGCGCCTTCCCGCCCGTCAAGGCCGCCGCCGGCTCGGTCGGCGCGCCGAACGTCCTGCGGATCTTCAGTGACTTCCAGTGTCCGTACTGCAAGCAGTTGTGGGACACCTCCATGCGCGACTGGCGGGCGGCTCCCGCCACGTACCGGGTCGTACACTACGAGTTTCCGCTGTCGTTCCACCGCAACGCGCAGGGCGCCGCCGAGGCCAGCGAATGCGCCGCCGCGCAGGGACGCTTCATGCCCTTCGCAGATCAACTGTTCGCCAACTTCGCGGCCTGGACGCCGCTGGACCCGAAAGACGCTCCTGCCAAGTACGCCGGCTACGCCAAGGCCGCCGGGCTGAACACGGCAGCCTTCAAGACCTGCGTGGGGCAGCGGACCTTCCGGGCCGACGTGGAAGCCCAGATGAAAGCCGGGATGGCAGTGAACGTGCAGGGCACGCCGACCGTGTTCCTGAACGGCATGAAACTCACGGATTATTCAGACACAGCCGAACTGGCCCGCGTCCGCGCCGTCACGACCGCCAGACCGGGCGCCGCCACGCTGATCGACGCGCGGCTGAAACTGTTCCGGTAA
- a CDS encoding PIN/TRAM domain-containing protein: MLPVRLFVMLLGLLLGWAAGRALAAVQPTELGYVNTLSLMLAGMLSALLLAPRIEGLSQTLLTRLSRWYAGLSPRTVAAATSGLIVALLLSVLLSSLLRSLPFYNWVWNLVITAVLGAFFVSFAVRNAEAFGLLAFPQVRRRPGSKLLDSNVIIDGRILELARTGFLDGDIVVPGFILRELQTLSDSHDAQKRTRGKRGLNVLEELRELRPLRVEDWDDPALPTTDDKLIRLARDTGARIITNDGNLGKIARLHGVQILSIHEAAVALKPQVQAGDHLTVTISKGGQQKDQGVGYLEDGTMVVVEEGLKFRGKPTRVLVVNNVQTNVGRMIFAKLDREENQP; encoded by the coding sequence GTGCTGCCTGTTCGCCTCTTTGTCATGCTTCTCGGTCTGCTGCTCGGCTGGGCGGCGGGCCGCGCCCTGGCGGCCGTGCAACCCACCGAACTCGGGTACGTGAACACCCTGAGCCTGATGCTGGCCGGAATGCTGAGTGCGCTGCTGCTCGCGCCACGCATCGAGGGACTCTCGCAGACCCTGCTGACACGCCTGTCACGCTGGTACGCCGGTCTGTCCCCCCGCACCGTGGCCGCCGCGACCTCCGGCCTGATCGTGGCGCTGCTCCTGAGCGTGCTGCTCAGCAGCCTGCTCCGGAGTCTGCCCTTCTACAACTGGGTGTGGAACCTCGTGATCACGGCCGTGCTGGGGGCGTTCTTCGTGTCGTTCGCCGTGCGCAACGCCGAGGCCTTCGGACTGCTGGCCTTCCCGCAGGTGCGCCGCCGCCCCGGCAGCAAACTGCTCGACAGCAACGTGATCATCGACGGCCGCATCCTGGAACTGGCCCGCACCGGCTTCCTGGACGGCGACATCGTCGTGCCGGGTTTCATCCTGCGCGAGTTGCAGACCCTCTCGGACAGTCACGACGCGCAGAAACGCACGCGCGGCAAACGCGGCCTGAACGTCCTAGAGGAACTGCGGGAACTGCGTCCCCTGCGCGTCGAGGACTGGGACGACCCGGCCCTGCCCACCACCGACGACAAACTGATCCGCCTGGCGCGGGACACCGGCGCGCGCATCATCACGAACGACGGGAACCTCGGCAAGATCGCCCGCCTGCACGGCGTGCAGATCCTGAGCATCCACGAGGCGGCCGTGGCCCTCAAACCCCAGGTGCAGGCCGGGGATCACCTGACCGTCACCATCAGCAAGGGCGGCCAGCAGAAGGACCAGGGTGTCGGGTACCTCGAGGACGGCACCATGGTCGTCGTGGAGGAGGGCCTGAAGTTCCGGGGCAAGCCCACCCGCGTACTCGTCGTGAACAACGTGCAGACGAACGTGGGCCGCATGATCTTCGCCAAGCTGGACCGGGAAGAGAACCAGCCGTAA
- a CDS encoding PadR family transcriptional regulator — protein sequence MQSSNADGNLLRGTLDFLLLASLEHGPLYGLRIIQDVQQRTGGHFNFKEGTLYPALHRLEKRALIRAETRPSDTGGPPRKYYHLTPTGHTELTHQRDAQRAHASALRPYLEFA from the coding sequence ATGCAAAGTAGCAACGCGGACGGCAATCTGCTGCGCGGCACCCTGGACTTCCTGCTCCTCGCCAGCCTCGAACACGGTCCCCTCTACGGCCTGCGCATCATCCAGGACGTCCAGCAGCGCACAGGCGGTCACTTCAACTTCAAGGAAGGCACCCTCTACCCCGCCCTGCACCGCCTGGAAAAACGCGCCCTGATCCGCGCCGAAACCCGCCCCAGCGACACCGGCGGTCCCCCCCGCAAGTACTACCACCTCACCCCCACCGGCCACACCGAACTGACCCACCAGCGCGACGCGCAACGCGCCCACGCCAGCGCCCTGCGCCCCTACCTGGAATTCGCATGA
- a CDS encoding ATP-dependent RecD-like DNA helicase has translation MSFSSPAETFRVSGGVNRVRFRADSGFTVMTARIRNEEGEDPDATVIGVMPPLEAGDTFSADVLMEEHREYGYQYRVLNLVLEAQPADLTEAGIAAYLEARVGGVGKVLAGRIAKAFGAATFDILENDPDRLMQVPGVTSSTLHKMTSSWSQQGLERRLLAGLQGLGLSISQAQRAVKHFGEAALERLQSDLFVLTEVEGIGFLTADKLWQAQGGALDDPRRLTAAAVYALQQAAQQGGHSFLPRVRAERGVAHYTRVTPAQARLAVETAVELGRLSDDTPPLLDTQDALHDASRIYLPPTLRAEKKLAGLIRTLIATPPAGDEWIVPKGAAKGLSAEQAGVLDLLGEHRLVVLTGGPGTGKSTTTRAVADLAESLGLEVGLCAPTGKAARRLGEVTGRTASTIHRLLGYGPAGFRHNHLEPAPYDLLIVDEVSMCGDGLMLSLLSAVAPGARVLLVGDTDQLPPVDAGLPLHALTQTAPTVRLTQVYRQAAENPIIRAAHGLLEGQAPQWGDPRLNITETEPDVGARRVALLVRDLGGPTQVQVLTPMRKGPLGVDMLNHHLQGLFNPGEGGVRIADAHARPGDVVVQTKNDYTNEVFNGTVGTVLKADGSRLTVDFDGNIVELAGAELFNLQLGYALTVHRAQGSEWGTVLGVLHEAHMPMLSRNLVYTALTRARERFFAVGSGSAWQRAAGRQREERHTALLERIRAR, from the coding sequence ATGTCGTTTTCCTCTCCTGCCGAGACTTTCCGCGTGTCCGGCGGTGTGAACAGGGTGCGCTTCCGCGCGGACTCGGGCTTCACGGTCATGACCGCCCGCATCCGCAACGAGGAGGGCGAGGACCCAGACGCCACCGTGATCGGCGTCATGCCGCCCCTGGAGGCCGGGGACACCTTCAGCGCCGACGTGCTGATGGAAGAGCACCGCGAGTACGGCTACCAGTACCGCGTGCTGAACCTCGTGCTCGAAGCCCAGCCGGCCGACCTGACCGAGGCGGGAATCGCCGCGTACCTGGAAGCGCGGGTGGGCGGCGTGGGCAAGGTCCTGGCGGGCCGCATCGCCAAGGCGTTCGGCGCGGCGACCTTCGACATCCTGGAAAACGACCCGGACCGCCTGATGCAGGTGCCGGGCGTGACGAGCAGCACCCTGCACAAGATGACCTCCAGCTGGTCGCAGCAGGGCCTGGAACGCCGCCTGCTGGCCGGGTTGCAGGGCCTGGGCCTGAGCATCTCGCAGGCGCAGCGGGCCGTGAAGCACTTTGGAGAGGCGGCCCTGGAACGCCTGCAATCGGACCTGTTCGTGCTGACCGAGGTCGAGGGCATCGGCTTCCTGACCGCCGACAAGCTGTGGCAGGCGCAGGGCGGCGCCCTGGACGACCCGCGCCGCCTGACGGCCGCCGCCGTGTACGCGCTGCAACAGGCGGCGCAGCAGGGCGGGCACTCGTTCCTGCCGCGCGTGCGCGCGGAGCGGGGCGTGGCGCACTACACCCGCGTGACCCCCGCCCAGGCGCGGCTGGCCGTGGAGACCGCCGTGGAACTGGGCCGCCTGAGCGACGACACGCCGCCCCTGCTGGACACGCAGGACGCGCTGCACGATGCCAGTCGCATCTACCTGCCGCCCACCCTGCGCGCCGAGAAGAAACTCGCGGGCCTGATCCGCACGCTGATCGCCACGCCCCCCGCCGGGGACGAGTGGATCGTCCCGAAGGGCGCGGCAAAGGGCCTGTCCGCCGAGCAGGCGGGCGTGCTGGACCTGCTCGGCGAGCACCGGCTGGTCGTCCTGACCGGCGGCCCCGGCACCGGCAAGAGCACCACCACCCGCGCCGTCGCGGACCTCGCCGAGAGCCTGGGCCTGGAAGTCGGCCTGTGCGCCCCGACCGGCAAGGCCGCCCGCCGCCTGGGCGAGGTGACGGGCCGCACGGCCAGCACCATTCACCGCCTGCTGGGGTACGGCCCGGCGGGCTTCCGGCACAACCACCTGGAACCCGCCCCGTATGACCTGCTGATCGTCGATGAGGTCAGCATGTGCGGCGACGGCCTGATGCTCTCGCTGCTCTCGGCGGTCGCGCCGGGCGCGCGGGTGCTGCTGGTGGGCGACACCGATCAGCTGCCCCCGGTGGACGCCGGGCTGCCCCTGCACGCCCTGACACAGACCGCGCCCACCGTGCGCCTGACCCAGGTGTACCGGCAGGCGGCCGAGAACCCCATCATCCGCGCCGCGCACGGCTTGCTGGAAGGGCAGGCGCCGCAGTGGGGCGACCCCCGGCTGAACATCACGGAAACCGAACCGGACGTCGGCGCGCGCCGCGTGGCCCTGCTGGTCCGCGACCTGGGCGGTCCCACGCAGGTGCAGGTCCTGACCCCCATGCGCAAGGGACCGCTGGGCGTGGACATGCTCAACCACCACCTGCAGGGCCTGTTCAACCCAGGCGAGGGCGGCGTGCGGATCGCCGACGCGCACGCCCGGCCCGGCGACGTGGTCGTGCAGACCAAGAACGACTACACCAACGAGGTCTTCAACGGCACGGTCGGCACCGTCCTGAAAGCCGACGGGTCGCGCCTGACCGTCGATTTCGACGGGAACATCGTGGAACTTGCGGGTGCGGAACTGTTCAACCTGCAACTCGGGTACGCGCTGACCGTGCACCGCGCGCAGGGCAGCGAGTGGGGCACCGTGCTGGGCGTGCTGCACGAGGCGCACATGCCCATGCTGAGCCGCAACCTGGTGTACACCGCCCTGACCCGCGCCCGCGAACGCTTCTTCGCGGTGGGGTCCGGCAGCGCGTGGCAGCGGGCAGCGGGCCGCCAGCGCGAGGAGCGGCACACGGCGCTGCTGGAACGTATCCGCGCCCGGTAG
- a CDS encoding GspH/FimT family pseudopilin, giving the protein MRRLHARQAAFTLLELLIAMAILAIVAGIFSFSLIGTLRASQVREAAAQLSADLRQARSDALRTGQSTSVTVAANSSVYTFTRAGVPQTRTLPAGVTLTGVTGVTSVVYTAPTGTTGGNGATWTLTSPGGTRSLKVKVIGITGKVMTDATN; this is encoded by the coding sequence GTGAGGCGCCTGCACGCCCGGCAGGCCGCCTTTACGCTGCTGGAACTGCTGATCGCCATGGCGATCCTGGCCATCGTGGCTGGCATCTTCAGCTTCTCCCTGATCGGCACGCTGCGCGCCAGTCAGGTCCGCGAGGCCGCCGCGCAACTCAGCGCCGACCTGCGGCAGGCCCGCAGCGACGCCCTGCGAACCGGGCAGTCCACCAGCGTCACCGTCGCCGCCAACTCGTCGGTGTACACCTTCACCCGCGCCGGCGTCCCGCAGACCCGCACGCTGCCCGCCGGCGTCACCCTGACCGGCGTGACCGGCGTGACCAGCGTCGTGTACACCGCCCCGACCGGCACCACCGGCGGCAACGGCGCGACCTGGACCCTCACCAGTCCCGGCGGCACCCGCAGCCTGAAAGTCAAAGTCATCGGAATCACCGGAAAGGTCATGACAGATGCGACGAACTGA
- a CDS encoding exonuclease SbcCD subunit D gives MRVLHTADFHAGRSLRGFDRTPEVHDALTEIAGLARTERADVVLVSGDLFDTANPSADAEAAVFDFFLRLRDQGIPGVVIAGNHDSAARLASVTGLLGWVGVQVVAQPTANPVDMIRTVETRGGERLVVGALPYLSERRLVKAADLLGGDTGAWRQKYREGMGFFLRRLGEGFTGGSVNMLMAHATMDGAVPSGSERTMQFDLTNSYTLSGLQLPPGAQYVALGHVHKPQQVSDAPPAYYPGSVIQLDFGEAGEKKQVNLIEVEAGRPAQVHALPLASGRELRTLRVDLENVESRLAALSDFGGLLKVVVRAPAGTALPGLKDRVLKLAPTTLAVELDAAQEDLATPDLKREGLSLIDLYERYHQEKRGELPDDLRAAFREADELARTEEGA, from the coding sequence ATGCGCGTACTTCACACTGCCGATTTCCATGCCGGGCGATCCCTACGGGGCTTCGACCGCACCCCGGAAGTCCACGACGCCCTGACCGAGATCGCCGGACTGGCCCGCACGGAACGCGCCGACGTGGTCCTGGTGTCCGGCGACCTGTTCGACACCGCCAACCCCAGCGCCGACGCCGAGGCCGCCGTGTTCGACTTCTTCCTGCGCCTGCGCGACCAGGGCATTCCGGGCGTGGTCATCGCCGGGAACCACGACAGCGCCGCCCGCCTCGCCTCGGTCACCGGGCTGCTGGGCTGGGTGGGCGTGCAGGTCGTCGCGCAGCCCACCGCCAACCCGGTCGACATGATCCGCACCGTCGAAACGCGCGGCGGCGAGCGGCTGGTCGTGGGCGCCCTGCCGTACCTGTCCGAACGGCGGCTGGTGAAAGCCGCCGACCTGCTGGGCGGCGATACCGGCGCGTGGCGGCAGAAGTACCGCGAGGGCATGGGCTTTTTCCTGCGCCGCCTGGGCGAGGGCTTTACCGGGGGCAGCGTGAACATGCTCATGGCGCACGCCACCATGGACGGCGCGGTGCCCAGCGGGTCCGAGCGCACCATGCAGTTCGACCTGACGAACAGTTACACCCTGTCGGGCCTGCAACTGCCGCCCGGCGCGCAGTACGTGGCATTGGGGCACGTGCACAAGCCGCAGCAGGTCTCCGACGCGCCGCCCGCGTACTACCCCGGCAGCGTCATCCAGCTGGACTTCGGTGAGGCGGGCGAGAAGAAACAGGTGAACCTGATCGAGGTGGAGGCCGGGCGGCCCGCGCAGGTCCACGCCCTGCCGCTCGCCAGCGGACGCGAACTGCGGACCCTGCGCGTGGACCTGGAGAACGTCGAGTCGCGACTCGCGGCCCTGAGCGACTTCGGCGGCCTGCTGAAAGTCGTGGTGCGCGCCCCCGCCGGGACCGCCCTGCCCGGCCTGAAGGACCGCGTGCTGAAACTCGCGCCCACCACCCTGGCCGTCGAACTCGACGCGGCGCAGGAGGACCTCGCCACGCCCGACCTGAAACGCGAGGGCCTGAGCCTGATCGACCTGTACGAACGCTACCACCAGGAAAAACGCGGCGAACTGCCCGACGACCTGCGCGCCGCCTTCCGCGAAGCCGACGAACTCGCCCGCACCGAGGAGGGCGCGTGA